The DNA segment ttatagatTAATTATACATGCATACAACTCCAACAAAAGTTTGTGATATACATAAACAAATATCAGTGAAATCATAATGACAATAAACTACAACTTGGACCGAATCGAAAACCAATAAATTAAATCAGTGGTGAATACAGCGTTGGGGCCAATTTTATACGTGCGtgccttaaaaaaaattactaaatcgaacttgtttaaatttttttcgtatatatacatgttataaTCCAAGTGGCCTAGAACCAGTTTTACGTACCAAtgtaaaacttttcaaaattaaactagattTAGACTACAAAAGTAAGTTGTCTTGGACAAACTTTTAGAGAATTTTATCGTTTATCATACATTAATCAAGTtggattttataattaaatacaaactcaatgagTTAATTAACCATTCTGAACCTTAATTTGTCAAAAATAGGGAATTGAAACCATTCATAATAGGAGTAGTTCCAACGAGGAGTGACTAAAAAATAATCCGTAGTAGGGATGGTTCCGACGGTCAAGGGGGCCTCCACTCCACACCTGAACAAAACCAATACAACTGAGCTAAAACTATAGTTCGGTttgatttgtatttttcatGTAGTGCAGTTTTCGGTTCTCAAATCGAACTCAATTCACCATTTTTAATagagattttaatttatttaaaaattcaattactagttatatatttagatatatttatGATTGCAAGTATATTAGtattattatgattataaaGGATACTAGTATTGTTATGATTATAGAAAGATTATACAATACTTTATACAATACTTTTATTATTGCTGTAATATGTGAACGATATTAGTATTAGGTTTCAGgtttaaaattgaacaaattaaatgcaccattattaaaataaactataaaattctaaaatttttattacttaaaatCTGTTTGTTTATACCcaaattgaactgaaatatgatTAGATTTGGTACGATTTGTTTGGTTCAGTTTTTGAACAGAATCCGTCCTTGTGaagttcaatttttttgaaCCGAACCAGTCCTTTGtgaaagttcaattttttttgaaccGAATCAGTCCTTACTCACCCTTAAAtctaagggtaaataatttattagtattGGCAAAACAtagggatcttataatgtgtttttcaaaataggggactaaacagtgtgttacgtAAAATGGTGAGAacttataaattatttaccctaaatctAAAGGCTTCAAAGTAGAAATTATCAAAGTCCCATGAAAGAAAAAATGTAATCAGTAATTGGATGTTGCATATTACAGTAATTATCAAAATGGATTAGACAAGTTAAATTATCTATGGATTCAGATCGTTATTGGCCACATCTTATTCAGTGGAAAATTTACCTTCGTGTACATAAGATCCTCTACTTTTGGAGCTTTATTATCAGCTTGGATTTCTTTGGGAACCTTTTCCTCTTTCACCTCAGTGAACTCAAAGTCGGAAGCCTAAAGTTGTGTACATTACAAATTAGGAGAATGAACAAGCAGGACAATGCAGAAAAAGAGTAGAAGTCCGAATATGAGATTATacctttttcttgtttttagtGTAAGTATCAGTTCCAACTTTTGATATAACACCTTCGTTTACAAGTTTGTCCACAATTTCTGAAATCCAATGAAAACGAATCAACATAGACAGAGATCATGCGAAGAAAACAAAGAACTTGCAGCAATACGCTTTCCTGTTTCAGCATCAGCTAGAATCAATTGCTTCAGTTACCTTCAGTCAAAGCCTGCATTAATAACTCGAAATCAACAGTTGAatataaaaaattcaattaactaGTGTCCCGAAGGCCCATATGTGTGTGTATTCACCCTCGGGACATCCAATACTTAATGGAAAGATGGAGCTCTTACAACTGAGATATCAGGGAAATTGGAGAGAACGTCGTTAAGTCCAATAGTGTCAAGATGGTGGCTTGTGATCCAGTCCTTAACCTTCGCCAATTGAGTTTCGTCCTCCTCAGGGTCCTGAGTGTCATCTGCACAAAATGTAACAGCCAGTGATAAAATGAACAAACGCGGAGAACCAAACATACActtcaataaataaaatttaagggaATGAATTATAAGCTTGCTTATTGTGATTATAAGTATTTTAATTTGTGTCAAGCCGACTGCTGCAATTCATTATTCTATTACCTTCATCAACTGCGCAATTCTCTTCCTCTGCTCGTTCCTTATCTGTCAAGATAAGGCTTAATTACTTCTAGCATCCCCCCGAAAGGCTACTATTAAGTAATCGGACTCAAACGTGACCATCATAGAGAGTTGTATATTTACCCACTGGTGCGACTATGTAATCATTGTCTTGCGAGTGGCTAACCTGAAAGATTAGCAAATTCAGGAAGTATCATCAGTTTTTTCCTTTATTACGCATCAATACCCAATCATCATCATTCAAGTTAGTATGAACCCTTGGGGCGCAGATAAAGCACGTATTAAAGGAACATTAGAATTCCACCTCACTGTCAGATTCAGAAGAATCTTCGTTTTGCAGAGAGTCAACTCCTAAGCTCACTCCATCTTCTTCCATCTCATCATTTTCATCCTCACAAGGATCAAGCACACTCTTTACCTGTACAATTCAGCAGTTCAATAAAGATTTGATTGGAGTCTTATATCAGTACTCAGAATTTAGCTATTAACAAAAACTGCAGTCCTTACCTTGAGTGCAAGTACAAAATGCTTGCTATTGACATTGCCAACCTCCATTTTGAGAGGGCTTTTAGTCCATGCACTATGAGTTTCTTCTTCTGAGCAGCCTCTGAAGAATGGTGGCTCATAATCTGCCGGCTGCAGGGATAAGTCAACTAATTATTACATTGTCATGTTCATAGGTCTTGTTAGTTaaaagaaagcaaaaaatgaaatGCTTCCTTAAGTTCTTGAAACCATCTTTCAACTCAGCTACAAAGAGGAAAATTTCAAAAGATCCCACATTCATCTAAGAACTTAAAGGAGCAAAACAGTTTTGTCGGAATGATATCTAACCAGCCTTGCTGTCTTGAAGACACCAAACTTgtcgaacaatatcaaaatataagcACAATTTCTTACATTACCTTCAATGCTGAGATATCAAACTAGGAAATTCTGCGTCCTAACTAATAAATAGCAACCACTATAGTGCAGTTGCGTAAAATGAGAATCCAGCCAAAAGACATACCGTCACATCATCATAATAGTTGAGCTTCATCAGTATAGTCCGCtgaaaatagaaagatcattGTTCTTTCAATTAGTGAACATCATACAGGAACTTGTGCATTCAAAAGCAGGCAGTTTGGCAAATTAGTCAATACACTCTCCTTTGCTAAATGGTTTTACCTCTTCAGGCATCTTATCAAGAGTTCTCATTAGCTGAACCAGTGTACGGATCATTTTACATGCAGAACTCCTAAATTAAGTTGtcccaaaaaaaatcataacttTAGAACATTAAAAACACAAGATTCAGATTAATATAGGCAGCTATTGCTATCACCTCATCTGATTAGGAGTAATTTCTGTGGTGGAGTTATACTTGAAAGTTCCTCCCTGTTTCTTGGTTCCAGTGCGATTGATATTCATTGAAACCTCTTGACTGTCGGAGTTAGAATAACTGAATGCAACTGTAGGCAAGACACGGAAATGAACTGATCCCAAATGCAGCTTTAAATGTAAAAAGAACAAAACCAAAATATAGCAAGGAGAAACCTCATCTGCTAGTTTGCTCAGGAAGGAGACAATACATCCTTCCTTTTACATACTAGTACTGTGTCATCAATCAGAAATCCTACTTACAAGCATATTCCTCTATCATTGGGCCTTCTATTGTCTCGCACACGCAGAACAAAAGCGTCTTCAAGTATTTTTTCTGTAGTGCATCATAAACACCTATGGAAGGACCGCGACAGTtcaatccaattcaattaaacaaaattaataacgGGAAGATAATCCGAAAAAGAACAGCAAACTGACTAACATCTAAGGATGACTTACCTTTCTCCATCCAATCTATCAGTCTACGAGACTCTGGATCCAATGGCATCAACTTCTTGATCTTCATCTCTGTGGTATGCCATAATTTCAAAGAAACTAACAATTAACGTCTCATATTCTTTCCATAAATTTTAAATGAAAATTGCAAAAGAGGAAACTGTACCTAGGGCCGGAACATTCTTATCAGTGAAATACTTCTCTGGAAACAGGCCCCTGATGTAACTAATATTGAATATGGCAATACGGAGCAGGTTCCTTGTCTATTATGACGGTTGCATCATACAACAGAAAACAGAATTATCATTAACGGAAATAAAGAAGATTAACGGTACTAAGAAGTTCATTTCCTATGATTACTGTAACATCCTAGCCCTCTAGACTTGATAATCAGGTTTACTCTGAAGtaattgaaaaacaaaagacTCAACACAGAGAACTTATCGAAAAACCTATTAGATCTTAATGCTCTAGGCTTGAACGAAACCAAGGAGAAAATATGAGACAGGCCTTTAAGCTCAAATCGAAATAAACCACGGCACATTTTCCACGATGATACAACGAAAACATGTTTGGAACTTCAGTTCAGTTATCAAAAGTTATGttgaattttaataaaaactatCAGCATAATAGAGATTCTAGAGCAATCAAGCGGTAACAATGGTCAAATCTAGCAGAAATTCCACATGCGATTCTGAATACAAGCTTCTTCTCAAAGTTACAGGATGTATCAAAATAACTGTACTGATTTAAAAGCAAATGTTTCAAAAACAATGTCACATTGTAAATTATGTCAGATCTGAATTATAACTGAAAAATCTAAAATATAAGCAAACTACACTAAAaggaacaaaataaaataaaaacgaaGTAGATCAGCAACTTTCAAAATACAAAGATAGCACAATTCACGGTTGATACCAGAAGAAGAGAGTCCTGCTCGGTGATCTCCGTTTCTTTAACTTTCTGTGCTACAACCTGAAACAGAAAAACCGATAAAGTACGATCAGATTGTGAATAAAATGAACAATGTAGTGGAGAGACGAATCAAGTAGCTTGAGAATGAGCTCGAAATGTGATTATTGAGTGGAATTTTCTCCGCTCACCATGGTTGTGCTGTTGCCGGTGAAAACAGAGAATCGTATAGAGGGGAGAGTTAAAGCTTTCGTTTAAAAATTTGAATCGAGAGAAGAAGAAACTTTGAATGGTGGCGCCAGATTTGGGGTATTTATAGACCGTTAGAAAACTTAACCGTGGTTATCTTGTAATTTACTGGGAAGTATGGGGGCAATAAATGAGCTATGAACATAGCTCTCTGAACCCAGAAGGCCACATTATTAAATTTTGGGCCGGGACCTGGATTCCGGCCCATATTGGAGTCTTGCCTGGAGCAATCTATTCTCTGGCTTGCCCTACGGATGAGATCGGTTCAATTCAATTTgagaatttaattttattttagataCAAAATTTGAGTCTGACGCCAAGTTAATGGTTATAATAAAACAAACTTGGTCAGAATTTGGTGCTTTGATTTTAGAccttaaaaatgaaaattctgACTATTCAGTCAGGATATTCCTAATTAAGCGAGTACTGTATCGTATGTGTATGTCGTTGCACGTCATACTTGTTCCAATGCTAACGATTTTTGTTCTATGACCTTAGCTCAGTGATGTAACTGCCCGTGATTTGACAGATTCAGTTTGATGAAAAGAagtttatttcaaaaaaaaaaatcaatagttTACTCCATTCTCAATCTTTGTATTCAGCTATTCAATCCAGTTTTTCTTTAAATCAAATATTTATCTGTGTTCAACCTTAAATCACCCAATTTTTGTTTCAAAATCTTTATAAAACCTGAAACCGTATGcaactttatttttatctttctcACAATAGTCTCTTTGTTATATGttttggaaaaaaaagtttTGGAAATAAAAGGTATTGCAATTAAATGTGAGATCTCTTCTTGTCATCAATTCACAAGAGGATTTATAGATTCCAACGACAGTAACAAAAATCAAATATAGATAGAAGTGCCACAAAAGCCACTTCCTTACAGTTGAATCCACTCTCATAGGatcaataaaatttacaaaacGATCCAACTGATATGACAATTAACAAGCTTACCATTTTTCCTGCATTTATATTACGCATAATCATATTATAGCATGATTATTACACGAGAACCTAAATTACCACCTCTACCGACATCACACGGGTATAAATAAGATTGCCACATTCATCAAAATTCCAGAATAATGAAACAGATTTCAGTAAGGAACAAACTCCACCACATTTATACTCACAACAAGCAACTACATCTCCATCAATCAAAACCAACATggatctttctttttttttactccAAGAGagcattatttttgtattaCCTATAAAAGCATTTTCACATGCCATCGTGGGATCTTTCCTAATAGGGAAGTTTTGGACTCAAGTAAGAGTACAGCAATTCCatccaaaaaagaaaaaaaagagtacAACAATGAACACAATTCTTTCCTCTACCCGGTTAAAAATTTcattcaaactttaatttgagAATCTTAAGCATTCAAGGGCATTTGCTCAACAGGGTggggatttttttttcaaataaaattggaTAATACAGGATAAAATTTAGTCTGTCTCAAAAACTATGGTTTGGCAAGGAGGCtcacctatgttgcacggaaactcctcTTTAATAGCATTTCCACGTTTCGTGTTAGTTCCCATTTCAGTTTTGTTTCCATTTCCTGGCAAGATAGAGGCTCACCTTTCTAAAGGATCTCCACCATTTAAAGGATAACTAGCTGCTGCAATTTTCCCTCGGAGGTTGAATTTCTTCGCGATTACTGGCCTAACATCTTCAACACCTACTAAACTCTCCAAAAATGGTATCAGTGAAAGCAATTCTTGATCGTTACGGTCATCAAACCAGCTCTCAATGGGTATACCATTGTCCACTTGGAAACCAAATGCctgagaagaaaagaaaagaaaaccaaGCTTTTGAGAATTCAACTGCATTTACTGGTATGCATCTTAACATATGGCAGTGGTAAATAGAAGTTTTGCTGCATTTATATGGATAAACAATAACCCAACTTGATATTTGTCACTACAGTTAGTCTTAAGAGTGTTTTCGTAGCGAATCTGCTCAACAAGTTAAAACTTGAAGTTACTACTTACTAGTCCCAAAATGTTTAAGCAAGTCAAATTGTTCAATCAGATTACAGCCTAGAGTGATAGAGAGTACTAATATCTAAGGATGACAATTCATGTGAATGGGTCGTGTTCATGTCAATTATGGGATTAGTATCAAACGAGTCGACTCTAACGTAACCCAAAAAAGTTGTCACAGTCGGGTCGACCCAATCGGGTTGTGTCGTGTTAATGGTTCACGTGTAATTTTTACTATCTATGTTAATGAATGGTGAcatttaaaaatctaaaatatttatgtcatttttttattagcAAGTTAACTCTAACTAACCATCCATAAGTCTGATCGAAAATCTATTAACAAACTCCTAACCGGCCAATATCATGTTGGTTCATGTAATGTGTTCACATGTCATGGATAATTTTACTATCTTTACTGCGGAAGACATAAAAATAAGGTAGGTTTCAAGTCGTTCTTGCAGATCAATTGTAATTTTAAGACCTCTATTAAGGTGACATGTAAAAACATAatagaatataataataataactttaaacATGTCTTTTTTGACATAGCAAGTCAATCCTAACCCTGCCGGTCAATAAAAAGGACTCATCACTTGTTTAAAAGGACTCATTACTTGTTTAATAAAACACTAACCCACTAAGTTTGTATTTGAGTTCGTATCATGTTGTCGGGTTGTGTACACAACTGCCAGCTCTACTAATATCAAAACTACATACCTATAGCTAATTTTATGCTAGAGCTGTCAGCAAAACAAACCCCTAGCACGAAAGTATTAAAGAGGGACTGGATCAGATATTGACATTAGGATCATGCATTTCATGAATACTCCATGGAAGTGGAAGAAAATCTCAGATAAATTATTATAAGAGGGGAAATTTCCAATGATACCTGAGGAGAATTATCAATTATGATAACACGCGACAAATCACGGCCAAGAACTGATAAATCCTTTAGGTAGTTCCCTTCCACAAAAACACAAGATTCACGAAAAACACGATGACGAAATACTTTCCTCTTTGGATCCAGTACATTTAGAAGCTGTTCTGCATAAATGCTTTGACTTGCTGTAAATATAATGATCTCAAAAAGATTTGCAACTCTATCCATAAAATCTCTGAGATAAGGCCGGCATCGAACATATACTGTGTGCTCCTGGAGGTTAAAGTTCACAGGGAATGTGAAGTC comes from the Euphorbia lathyris chromosome 5, ddEupLath1.1, whole genome shotgun sequence genome and includes:
- the LOC136228699 gene encoding meiosis-specific protein ASY1, whose amino-acid sequence is MVVAQKVKETEITEQDSLLLTRNLLRIAIFNISYIRGLFPEKYFTDKNVPALEMKIKKLMPLDPESRRLIDWMEKGVYDALQKKYLKTLLFCVCETIEGPMIEEYAFAFSYSNSDSQEVSMNINRTGTKKQGGTFKYNSTTEITPNQMRSSACKMIRTLVQLMRTLDKMPEERTILMKLNYYDDVTPADYEPPFFRGCSEEETHSAWTKSPLKMEVGNVNSKHFVLALKVKSVLDPCEDENDEMEEDGVSLGVDSLQNEDSSESDSEVSHSQDNDYIVAPVDKERAEEENCAVDEDDTQDPEEDETQLAKVKDWITSHHLDTIGLNDVLSNFPDISVALTEEIVDKLVNEGVISKVGTDTYTKNKKKASDFEFTEVKEEKVPKEIQADNKAPKVEDLMYTKALYHALPMKYVTVAKLQSKLDGEANQTTVRKLIDKMTLDGYLEAKAYRRLGKRVIQSSQTEKKLMEVKEHMENEAMDIDNNNEVHIISNHQVIQKVNENRNTSTCGVLHSIGSDLTRMRVRSDIDNNNGSIKSEQTVSKSKNLANTPTSRAEAQPVASRESFFPEKARANGNDEAETVICSRSSQDKRTRKTSTVKEPIFQYMKRLRSESAV